A portion of the Anoxybacillus gonensis genome contains these proteins:
- the icmF gene encoding fused isobutyryl-CoA mutase/GTPase IcmF — protein sequence MAHIYRPKHHVRFVTASSLFDGHDAAINIMRRILQASGAEVIHLGHNRSVEEIVNAAIQEDVQGIAVSSYQGGHMEFFKYMYDLLQQRGASHIRIYGGGGGVIIPREIKELQAYGIARIFSPEDGRRYGLQGMINIMMEECDFPTVREITDEVERLANGDVQAVARLITVCENRVNAHSEVAATAETVLQRVKAMAKRIPVIGITGTGGAGKSSLTDELVRRFLNEIPEKKVAILSVDPTKQKTGGALLGDRIRMNAISSPRVYMRSLATRSSRSELSLAIQDAIEVVKAAGFDLVIVETSGIGQGDAAIKDICDIAMYVMTSEFGAPSQLEKIDMIDYADLIVINKFERKGSEDAKRQVQKQYQRSHQLFDRDVSEMPVFGTIASQFNDPGTNTLFVALIDLINERMGTNWTTTLQKVDHVEKQNVIIPNERRHYLREIADTIRQYHQRVNEQCDIARRVFQLEGAIETMNERHDEQALAALQEAKRTYEEKLTPESRKLLASWEDVKKKYSAEQFVTKVRDKEIVTPLKTKSLAGLSIPKVALPKFKDYGEILRWLYKENVPGAFPFTAGVFPFKRQEEDPKRQFAGEGTPERTNRRFHYLCKDDPAKRLSTAFDSVTLYGEDPNERPDIFGKIGESGVSVCTLDDMKKLYKGFDLCDPLTSVSMTINGPAPIILAMFMNTAIDQQVEKKEAELGRKLTQEEYEQVKAQTLQTVRGTVQADILKEDQGQNTCIFSTEFALRMMGDIQQYFIDNRVRNYYSVSISGYHIAEAGANPITQLAFTLANGFTYVEYYLSRGMHIDDFAPNLSFFFSNGLDPEYTVIGRVARRIWAVAMREKYGANERSQKLKYHVQTSGRSLHAQEIDFNDIRTTLQALMALHDNCNSLHTNAYDEAITTPTEESVRRAMAIQLIITKEHGLTKNENPLQGSFIIEELTDLVEEAVLKEFERLDERGGVLGAMEMQYQRGKIQDESMYYEMKKHSGEMPIIGVNTYLNPNAAVEEEIESLQLARASYEEKQLQLENLRKFHEEHKDEVEEALARLKHVAVSGGNIFAELMETVKVASLGQITKALYEVGGQYRRNM from the coding sequence ATGGCGCACATTTATCGTCCAAAACATCACGTTCGCTTTGTGACGGCATCGAGTTTGTTTGATGGACACGATGCGGCCATTAACATTATGCGCCGCATTTTACAAGCGAGTGGAGCGGAGGTCATTCATCTAGGCCATAATCGCTCAGTAGAAGAAATTGTGAACGCTGCGATTCAAGAAGACGTACAAGGAATCGCTGTATCTTCGTATCAAGGCGGACATATGGAATTTTTTAAATATATGTATGATTTATTGCAACAGCGAGGCGCTTCGCATATTCGTATTTACGGTGGCGGTGGCGGCGTAATTATTCCAAGGGAAATAAAAGAATTGCAAGCGTATGGTATTGCTCGTATTTTTTCACCAGAAGACGGGCGGCGTTACGGGTTGCAAGGAATGATTAACATCATGATGGAAGAATGCGATTTCCCAACGGTCAGAGAAATAACAGATGAAGTCGAACGATTGGCAAACGGAGACGTTCAAGCGGTGGCGCGATTAATTACTGTGTGTGAAAACCGTGTGAATGCCCATAGCGAAGTAGCTGCGACAGCAGAAACAGTTTTACAACGGGTCAAAGCGATGGCCAAGCGCATTCCCGTCATCGGGATTACCGGAACAGGTGGAGCCGGCAAAAGCTCGCTCACAGATGAGCTCGTCCGTCGCTTTTTAAATGAAATTCCTGAGAAAAAAGTGGCGATTTTATCGGTGGATCCGACAAAACAAAAAACGGGCGGAGCATTGCTTGGTGACCGTATTCGCATGAATGCCATTTCTTCGCCGCGCGTCTACATGCGCAGTTTAGCGACGCGCAGTTCGCGTTCAGAATTGTCGCTTGCGATTCAAGATGCCATTGAAGTCGTCAAAGCGGCAGGTTTTGATTTAGTGATCGTAGAAACGAGCGGCATCGGTCAAGGCGATGCAGCGATTAAAGATATTTGTGATATTGCGATGTATGTGATGACGAGCGAGTTCGGCGCCCCATCGCAGCTTGAGAAAATCGATATGATCGACTATGCCGATTTGATCGTCATTAATAAATTTGAACGCAAAGGTTCAGAAGATGCGAAACGCCAAGTGCAAAAACAATATCAACGAAGCCATCAATTGTTTGATCGCGATGTGAGCGAAATGCCTGTATTCGGCACGATCGCAAGCCAATTTAACGACCCAGGAACAAATACGCTCTTTGTCGCATTAATCGATTTAATTAACGAACGAATGGGAACAAATTGGACGACGACGTTGCAAAAAGTAGATCATGTCGAAAAACAAAATGTGATCATTCCGAACGAACGGCGCCATTATTTGCGCGAAATTGCTGATACGATTCGACAATATCATCAACGCGTCAATGAGCAATGTGACATCGCTCGCCGCGTATTTCAGCTTGAAGGTGCCATTGAAACGATGAACGAACGCCATGATGAACAAGCGTTGGCAGCTTTGCAAGAGGCTAAGCGAACATATGAAGAAAAATTAACACCAGAGTCAAGAAAGTTATTAGCTTCATGGGAAGATGTGAAAAAGAAATATAGCGCAGAACAGTTTGTCACAAAAGTGCGCGATAAAGAAATTGTCACACCGTTAAAGACGAAAAGTTTAGCAGGTTTAAGCATTCCGAAAGTAGCGTTGCCGAAGTTTAAAGATTATGGGGAAATTTTACGCTGGCTTTATAAAGAAAACGTTCCGGGGGCTTTTCCATTTACGGCTGGTGTTTTCCCGTTTAAACGGCAAGAGGAAGATCCGAAGCGACAATTTGCAGGAGAAGGTACGCCGGAGCGGACGAATCGCCGCTTCCATTACTTATGCAAAGACGACCCAGCGAAACGGTTAAGTACGGCATTCGACTCCGTGACGTTATATGGAGAAGATCCGAATGAACGTCCAGACATTTTCGGAAAAATTGGCGAGAGCGGTGTAAGTGTTTGTACGTTAGATGATATGAAAAAGCTATACAAAGGTTTTGATTTGTGCGATCCGCTCACATCTGTATCGATGACGATTAACGGCCCTGCACCGATCATTTTAGCGATGTTTATGAATACAGCGATCGATCAACAAGTCGAAAAGAAAGAAGCAGAGCTTGGTCGAAAACTGACGCAAGAAGAATACGAACAAGTGAAAGCGCAGACGTTGCAAACGGTGCGTGGAACGGTCCAAGCGGATATTTTAAAAGAAGACCAAGGGCAAAATACGTGCATTTTCTCAACGGAGTTTGCTTTACGTATGATGGGGGATATTCAACAATATTTTATCGACAACCGTGTGCGTAACTATTATTCTGTTTCCATCTCAGGCTATCATATTGCGGAAGCTGGAGCGAACCCGATTACACAATTGGCATTTACGCTGGCGAACGGCTTTACGTACGTCGAATACTATTTAAGCCGAGGCATGCATATTGATGACTTTGCACCAAACTTATCGTTTTTCTTCAGCAACGGTCTTGATCCAGAATATACAGTGATCGGTCGGGTAGCACGGCGCATTTGGGCGGTTGCGATGCGGGAGAAATATGGGGCGAACGAACGAAGCCAAAAGTTGAAATATCACGTACAAACATCAGGACGTTCCCTTCACGCCCAAGAAATTGATTTTAATGACATTCGTACAACATTACAGGCGCTCATGGCGCTTCATGATAATTGCAACTCGCTTCATACGAACGCTTACGACGAGGCGATCACCACGCCGACTGAAGAGTCTGTTCGTCGTGCGATGGCGATTCAGCTCATCATTACAAAAGAACATGGGTTAACGAAAAACGAAAACCCGCTACAAGGTTCATTCATTATCGAAGAATTAACAGATTTAGTTGAAGAAGCGGTGTTGAAAGAGTTTGAGCGTCTCGATGAGCGTGGCGGTGTGCTTGGTGCGATGGAAATGCAATATCAGCGCGGCAAAATTCAAGATGAATCGATGTATTACGAAATGAAAAAACATAGCGGGGAAATGCCGATCATTGGCGTAAACACATATTTAAACCCGAATGCAGCAGTCGAAGAAGAAATCGAAAGCTTACAGCTCGCGCGCGCATCATATGAAGAAAAACAACTTCAACTCGAAAACTTACGCAAATTCCATGAAGAACATAAAGACGAAGTGGAAGAAGCGCTTGCGCGGTTAAAACATGTCGCGGTAAGCGGCGGAAACATTTTTGCTGAGCTGATGGAGACAGTCAAAGTCGCTAGCTTAGGACAAATTACAAAGGCGTTGTATGAAGTCGGTGGACAATATCGCCGCAATATGTAA
- a CDS encoding TetR/AcrR family transcriptional regulator, translated as MRKREVPASVKDERLVKKRRNQMIKGAISLFKQKGFHQTTTREIARASGFSIGTLYEYIRKKEDVLYLVCDRIYDEVRDRMEQAIDTTKGDLDGLKLAIDYYFRVVDELQDEVLVMYQEAKSLGKESLPYVLNKELQMVAMFEHILRRCVDNGVFSLTEQEIQLFAHNIFVLGQMWGFRRWALKKMYTLDEYIEWQTKLLLEGIMKR; from the coding sequence ATGAGGAAGCGTGAAGTGCCCGCGTCTGTGAAAGACGAACGGCTTGTGAAAAAAAGGCGCAATCAAATGATTAAAGGGGCGATTTCGCTATTCAAACAAAAAGGGTTTCATCAAACGACGACGCGCGAAATTGCCCGCGCTTCTGGCTTTAGCATCGGAACGTTATACGAATACATTCGCAAAAAGGAAGACGTTCTTTATTTAGTATGCGACCGTATTTACGATGAAGTACGCGATCGCATGGAGCAAGCAATCGATACGACAAAAGGGGATTTAGACGGGTTAAAATTAGCGATTGATTACTATTTTCGCGTTGTTGACGAGCTGCAAGACGAAGTGCTCGTCATGTATCAAGAAGCGAAGTCGCTCGGCAAAGAATCGCTCCCGTACGTCTTAAATAAAGAATTGCAAATGGTGGCGATGTTTGAACATATTTTGCGACGCTGTGTCGATAACGGGGTATTTTCTCTTACAGAACAAGAAATTCAATTATTTGCACATAACATTTTCGTTCTCGGTCAAATGTGGGGGTTCCGTCGTTGGGCGTTGAAAAAAATGTATACGCTCGATGAATATATTGAATGGCAAACAAAGCTATTGCTTGAAGGCATTATGAAGCGGTAG
- a CDS encoding acyl-CoA dehydrogenase, which translates to MNFQLSEENEMIRKMVRDFAKNEVAPTAAERDEEERFDRSIFNKMAELGLTGIPWPEQYGGIGSDYLAYVIAVEELSKVCASTGVTLSAHISLASWPIYKFGTEQQKQTYLRALATGEKLGAYGLSEPGAGSDVSAMKTRAVRDGDHYVLNGSKVWITNGGEADIYVVFAVTDPEKKHRGISAFIVEKGTPGFSIGKKEKKLGIRSSPTTELIFEDCRIPKENLLGEEGDGFKIAMMTLDGGRNGIAAQAVGIAQGALDAAVEYAKGRVQFGKPIAEQQGIAFKLADMATAIEAARLLTYQAAWLESNGLPYGKESAMAKLFAGDTAMKVTVEAVQIFGGYGYTKDYPVERFMRDAKITQIYEGTQEIQRIVISRMLTK; encoded by the coding sequence ATGAATTTTCAACTAAGTGAAGAAAATGAAATGATACGAAAAATGGTGCGCGACTTCGCGAAAAATGAAGTGGCACCGACAGCGGCGGAACGCGATGAAGAAGAACGATTTGATCGCAGCATTTTCAACAAAATGGCGGAGCTCGGTTTAACGGGTATTCCGTGGCCAGAACAATACGGTGGCATCGGCAGCGACTATTTAGCATATGTGATCGCTGTTGAGGAGCTTTCCAAAGTGTGTGCCTCGACAGGAGTAACGTTATCCGCTCATATTTCTTTAGCGAGCTGGCCGATTTATAAATTTGGGACAGAACAACAAAAACAAACGTATTTACGGGCATTAGCGACAGGTGAAAAGCTTGGAGCATACGGTTTGTCTGAACCAGGGGCAGGTTCTGACGTTTCAGCAATGAAAACACGTGCTGTTCGCGATGGCGACCATTACGTACTAAACGGCTCAAAAGTATGGATTACAAACGGCGGAGAAGCGGACATTTATGTCGTGTTTGCGGTCACTGATCCAGAGAAAAAGCATCGCGGCATTAGCGCATTTATTGTTGAAAAAGGAACGCCTGGGTTTTCGATCGGGAAAAAGGAGAAAAAGCTCGGCATTCGTTCATCACCGACAACGGAGCTTATTTTTGAAGATTGCCGCATTCCGAAAGAAAATTTACTTGGGGAAGAAGGGGACGGATTTAAAATTGCGATGATGACGCTCGATGGCGGACGAAATGGCATTGCGGCGCAGGCAGTTGGCATCGCGCAAGGGGCGTTAGATGCAGCGGTTGAATATGCAAAAGGGCGCGTTCAATTCGGCAAGCCAATTGCTGAACAACAAGGCATTGCTTTTAAACTAGCGGATATGGCAACGGCCATCGAAGCGGCACGTTTATTAACATATCAAGCAGCATGGCTCGAATCAAACGGCTTACCGTACGGAAAAGAATCCGCGATGGCAAAATTGTTTGCAGGGGATACAGCGATGAAAGTCACCGTTGAAGCGGTACAAATTTTCGGCGGTTACGGCTATACGAAAGATTATCCAGTAGAACGCTTTATGCGCGATGCAAAAATTACGCAAATTTATGAAGGCACGCAAGAAATTCAGCGCATCGTTATTTCAAGAATGTTAACGAAATAG
- a CDS encoding acyl-CoA dehydrogenase has protein sequence MNLHFTEEQQMMRQMVREFAANEIAPFVERMERGEFPHPILEKMAELGLMGITVPEQYGGAGMDFTSYIIAIHEISKVSATVGVILSVHTSVGTNPILYFGTEEQKQKYVPKLARGEYLGAFCLTEPGSGSDAASLKTTAVRDGDHYVLNGSKVFITNGGEADTYIVFARTNLEEKGSKGVSAFIVEKQTPGLVIGKDEKKMGLHGSRTVQLSFEDMRVPAENLLGQEGDGFKIAMANLDSGRIGIAAQSLGIAEAALEHATSYAKERIQFGKPIAEQQGIAFKLADMATNVEAAKLLVYHAAFLRSNGMPCGKEASMAKLFASKTAMENAIEAVQIFGGNGYTEDYPVERLFRDAKVCEIYEGTSEIQRLVISKHLLKGMGK, from the coding sequence ATGAATTTACATTTTACAGAAGAACAACAAATGATGCGTCAAATGGTGCGCGAGTTTGCGGCAAATGAAATCGCTCCGTTTGTCGAGCGCATGGAGCGCGGAGAGTTTCCGCACCCCATCCTTGAAAAAATGGCAGAGCTTGGTCTCATGGGGATTACCGTCCCTGAACAATATGGCGGGGCAGGAATGGATTTTACGTCATACATTATCGCCATTCATGAAATTTCAAAAGTGAGTGCAACGGTTGGGGTTATTTTATCTGTCCATACGTCTGTTGGCACAAATCCGATTTTATATTTCGGAACGGAAGAGCAAAAGCAAAAATATGTGCCGAAGCTCGCGCGTGGAGAATATTTAGGGGCGTTTTGTTTAACAGAGCCAGGATCGGGATCGGACGCGGCAAGCTTAAAAACGACGGCTGTTCGCGATGGTGATCATTACGTATTAAACGGCTCAAAAGTATTTATTACAAACGGTGGAGAAGCGGATACGTACATCGTGTTTGCCCGCACAAATCTAGAAGAAAAGGGAAGCAAAGGGGTTAGCGCATTTATTGTTGAAAAACAGACGCCTGGGCTTGTCATCGGGAAAGACGAGAAAAAAATGGGGCTTCACGGATCGCGCACGGTACAATTGTCGTTTGAAGATATGCGTGTGCCAGCAGAAAACTTGCTCGGTCAAGAAGGGGACGGATTTAAAATTGCGATGGCTAATTTAGATAGTGGTCGCATTGGAATTGCGGCGCAATCGCTCGGCATTGCCGAAGCAGCGCTTGAACATGCGACGAGCTATGCGAAAGAACGCATTCAGTTCGGCAAGCCGATTGCCGAGCAACAAGGCATCGCTTTTAAACTAGCAGATATGGCAACGAACGTCGAAGCGGCCAAATTGCTCGTTTATCATGCTGCTTTTTTACGCTCAAACGGCATGCCTTGTGGAAAAGAAGCATCGATGGCGAAGCTGTTTGCATCAAAAACAGCGATGGAAAACGCCATTGAAGCGGTACAAATTTTTGGGGGGAACGGCTACACAGAAGATTACCCAGTTGAGCGGTTATTCCGCGATGCGAAAGTATGTGAAATTTACGAAGGGACGAGCGAAATTCAACGGCTCGTTATTAGTAAACATTTGTTAAAGGGGATGGGAAAATGA
- a CDS encoding 3-hydroxybutyryl-CoA dehydrogenase codes for MKKVMVVGAGQMGSGIAQVCATAGYDVILNDVNEERVRWGLNNIKKSINKFVEKGSLSEQQRDETMGRIRPSTNVRDGSDVDIVIEAVVENMDVKTALFAQLDEITPPHAILATNTSSLPITEIAAATKRPEKVIGMHFMNPVPVMKLVEIIRGLATADEVYEAIEQMTKTLGKVPVEVNDFPGFVSNRVLMPMINEAIYCLYEGVATKEAIDEVMKLGMNHPMGPLTLADFIGLDTCLYIMEVLHDGLGDDKYRPCPLLRKYVKAGWLGRKTGRGFYTYE; via the coding sequence ATGAAAAAAGTGATGGTTGTTGGCGCTGGGCAAATGGGCTCAGGTATTGCCCAAGTGTGCGCAACGGCAGGATATGATGTCATTTTAAACGACGTGAACGAAGAGCGCGTCCGGTGGGGGCTTAACAATATTAAAAAAAGCATAAACAAATTTGTTGAAAAAGGATCGTTAAGCGAACAACAGCGCGATGAAACGATGGGCCGTATTCGCCCCTCGACAAATGTGCGCGATGGAAGCGATGTTGATATCGTGATCGAAGCGGTCGTTGAAAATATGGATGTGAAAACAGCGTTATTTGCACAACTAGATGAAATCACACCTCCGCATGCCATTTTAGCAACAAATACGTCCTCATTACCGATCACAGAAATTGCCGCAGCAACGAAACGACCAGAAAAAGTGATTGGCATGCATTTTATGAATCCGGTACCGGTCATGAAACTCGTGGAAATTATTCGCGGTCTCGCAACAGCTGATGAAGTGTATGAAGCGATCGAACAAATGACAAAAACGTTAGGAAAAGTACCGGTTGAAGTAAACGACTTTCCAGGATTTGTTTCCAATCGTGTGTTAATGCCGATGATTAACGAGGCGATTTATTGTTTATATGAAGGGGTTGCGACAAAAGAAGCGATTGATGAAGTGATGAAGCTCGGGATGAATCATCCGATGGGACCGCTCACCTTAGCCGATTTCATCGGATTAGATACGTGCTTATACATTATGGAAGTGCTTCATGATGGACTTGGGGATGACAAATACCGTCCGTGTCCGCTTTTACGTAAATATGTGAAAGCAGGCTGGCTCGGAAGAAAAACGGGACGAGGATTTTACACGTACGAATAA
- a CDS encoding acetyl-CoA C-acetyltransferase, whose protein sequence is MGKTVIVSGVRTPFGKFGGSLSALSAAQLGGIAIKEALVRAHVNAEHVDEVVFGTVLQGGQGQLPSRQAAREAGIPWETKTETINKVCASGMRSVTLGDQIIRAGDADVIVAGGMESMSNAPYMLPKARWGLRMGDSTVKDLMVYDGLTCSFTGVHMGIYGSETAKELSITREEQDRWAYRSHQLAIAAIESGKLAEEIVPVAIPQRKGEPITVAIDESPRKDTSLEKLAKLAPVFDPTGTITAGNAPGVNDGACALVLMSEERAQKEGLTPLATIVAHAAIAVEAKDFPKTPGIVINELLRKTGKTVHDIDLFEINEAFAAVALASMKIADLPEEKVNVNGGAIALGHPIGASGARIIITLIHELKRRGGGTGIAAICSGGGQGDAIMIEVH, encoded by the coding sequence ATGGGGAAAACGGTCATTGTTAGCGGGGTACGTACGCCATTTGGGAAATTTGGAGGAAGTTTAAGCGCATTGAGCGCAGCACAACTTGGAGGCATTGCGATCAAAGAAGCGTTAGTGCGCGCACATGTGAATGCAGAACATGTCGATGAAGTCGTATTTGGCACCGTATTGCAAGGTGGACAAGGGCAACTTCCATCGCGGCAAGCGGCTAGAGAAGCAGGCATTCCATGGGAGACGAAAACAGAAACAATCAATAAAGTATGCGCCTCTGGTATGCGCAGCGTCACGCTTGGCGATCAAATCATTCGCGCAGGGGATGCGGACGTCATCGTGGCAGGTGGAATGGAGTCGATGAGCAATGCCCCGTATATGTTGCCGAAAGCGCGTTGGGGGTTGCGCATGGGCGATTCGACAGTAAAAGATTTAATGGTGTATGACGGATTAACATGCAGCTTCACAGGTGTGCATATGGGCATTTATGGAAGTGAAACAGCGAAAGAATTAAGTATTACGCGTGAGGAGCAAGACCGTTGGGCGTATCGTAGCCATCAATTAGCGATTGCGGCGATCGAAAGTGGAAAGCTAGCAGAAGAAATCGTCCCTGTTGCCATTCCGCAACGAAAAGGAGAGCCGATCACGGTAGCGATTGATGAATCACCACGAAAAGATACATCGCTTGAAAAATTAGCAAAACTGGCGCCCGTGTTTGATCCAACAGGCACGATTACGGCAGGAAATGCGCCAGGCGTAAATGACGGAGCTTGCGCGCTTGTATTAATGAGCGAAGAGCGCGCGCAAAAAGAAGGGCTTACTCCGCTTGCGACGATTGTTGCTCATGCGGCCATTGCGGTAGAAGCGAAAGATTTTCCGAAAACACCAGGCATCGTCATCAATGAATTGTTGCGCAAAACAGGAAAAACCGTACATGACATTGATTTATTCGAAATTAACGAAGCGTTTGCAGCCGTCGCTTTAGCAAGCATGAAAATTGCTGATTTGCCAGAAGAAAAAGTGAACGTCAACGGTGGCGCCATTGCGCTCGGGCATCCGATCGGTGCAAGCGGTGCGCGCATTATTATTACGTTAATTCATGAATTAAAACGCCGTGGTGGCGGCACGGGTATTGCAGCCATTTGTAGCGGCGGCGGTCAAGGCGACGCAATCATGATTGAAGTTCATTAA
- a CDS encoding (Fe-S)-binding protein yields MKVSLFRKFILFLQQRGKGIVLWLNWIAFLLVTAYAVHLFVYLVKTRIAYIQLGKKVEFDGKVKERLQNIWVNVFGQKKLLKDKKSGIIHVMFFYGFILVQFGAIDFIIKGLVPGAHLPLGPLYPAFTFFQEIVTLLILVAVLWAFYRRYIEKLVRLKRDFKAGLVLIFIGGLMLSVLFGNGMGRIWHNEGTSWSEPVASAIALAFSWVGETGAAVLFFVAWWVHLLILLTFLVYVPQSKHAHLIAGPVNVFFSRLTRPKLEKINFEDETQESFGVGKIEDFKQTQLIDLYACVECGRCTNMCPATGTGKMLSPMDLILKLRDHLTEKGAAITSKAPWVPTFAFANTKGNQLAFMAQGMQEQAATIEMPNLIGDVITEEEIWACTTCRNCEDQCPVMNEHVDKIIDLRRYLVLTEGKLNADAQRAMTNIERQGNPWGLNRKEKENWRELREDVRIPTVKEMQKAGEEFEYLFWVGSMGSFDNRSQKIALAFARLLNEAGVKFAILGNKEKNSGDTPRRLGNEFLFQELATANIAEFEKAGVKKIVTIDPHAYNTFKNEYPDFGFEAEVYHHTELLAKLVEEGRLVPKYEVNEVVTFHDSCYLGRYNDVYDAPRQILKAIPGVKLVEMARHRETGMCCGAGGGLMWMEETTGTRINVARTEQALEVNPTVISSGCPYCLTMLSDGTKAKEVEEKVGTYDVAELLEKAVFGSVH; encoded by the coding sequence ATGAAAGTAAGTTTGTTCAGAAAATTTATTTTATTTTTACAACAAAGGGGGAAGGGTATTGTGCTTTGGTTGAACTGGATCGCTTTTTTACTTGTGACAGCGTACGCCGTTCATTTATTCGTGTATCTCGTGAAAACGCGCATCGCTTATATTCAATTAGGGAAAAAAGTAGAGTTTGATGGAAAAGTAAAAGAGCGTCTGCAAAACATATGGGTGAACGTCTTTGGACAAAAAAAGCTGTTAAAAGACAAAAAAAGCGGCATTATCCACGTTATGTTCTTTTACGGCTTTATTCTCGTACAGTTTGGTGCCATTGATTTCATCATTAAAGGGCTTGTCCCAGGGGCGCACTTACCGCTCGGACCACTATATCCAGCGTTTACGTTTTTTCAAGAAATTGTAACATTACTTATTTTAGTGGCTGTTTTATGGGCGTTTTATCGCCGTTACATCGAAAAGCTTGTTCGTTTAAAACGAGATTTTAAAGCAGGGCTTGTCCTTATTTTTATCGGTGGACTCATGCTTTCCGTGCTGTTCGGTAACGGTATGGGACGCATTTGGCATAACGAAGGAACATCATGGAGCGAACCTGTCGCTTCTGCGATTGCACTTGCGTTTAGTTGGGTAGGAGAAACAGGAGCAGCTGTATTGTTTTTTGTCGCTTGGTGGGTGCACTTGCTTATTTTATTAACGTTTTTAGTGTACGTGCCACAATCCAAACATGCGCATTTAATCGCTGGACCAGTGAACGTCTTTTTCAGTCGATTAACGAGACCGAAGCTTGAGAAAATCAATTTTGAAGATGAAACACAAGAATCGTTTGGTGTTGGGAAAATCGAAGACTTTAAGCAAACACAACTCATCGATTTATATGCCTGTGTGGAGTGTGGACGCTGTACAAACATGTGTCCAGCAACGGGGACAGGGAAAATGCTATCACCGATGGACCTCATTTTAAAATTGCGCGACCATTTAACAGAAAAAGGGGCAGCCATTACATCGAAGGCGCCTTGGGTACCGACGTTTGCGTTTGCGAATACAAAAGGAAACCAGCTTGCTTTTATGGCGCAAGGAATGCAAGAACAAGCAGCAACGATCGAAATGCCAAACTTAATTGGCGATGTCATTACAGAGGAAGAAATTTGGGCATGTACGACGTGCCGCAACTGTGAAGACCAATGTCCAGTTATGAACGAACATGTCGATAAAATTATTGACTTACGTCGTTATCTCGTATTAACAGAAGGAAAATTAAATGCGGATGCACAACGGGCGATGACAAATATTGAACGTCAAGGCAATCCGTGGGGATTGAACCGAAAAGAGAAAGAAAACTGGCGCGAGTTGCGTGAAGATGTACGCATTCCGACAGTGAAAGAGATGCAAAAAGCAGGCGAAGAATTTGAATATTTATTCTGGGTTGGTTCGATGGGATCGTTTGATAATCGAAGCCAAAAAATTGCGTTAGCTTTTGCGCGCCTATTAAATGAGGCAGGGGTAAAATTTGCGATTTTAGGAAACAAGGAGAAAAACTCTGGCGATACTCCACGTCGTTTAGGAAACGAATTTTTATTCCAAGAACTAGCAACAGCAAACATTGCTGAATTTGAAAAAGCAGGCGTGAAAAAAATTGTGACGATCGATCCACATGCGTACAACACATTTAAAAATGAATATCCAGATTTCGGATTTGAAGCGGAAGTATATCACCATACAGAGTTACTAGCAAAGCTTGTAGAAGAAGGGCGCCTCGTTCCGAAATATGAAGTCAACGAAGTCGTGACGTTCCACGATTCATGTTATTTAGGTAGATATAACGACGTATACGATGCACCGCGTCAAATTTTGAAAGCGATTCCGGGTGTGAAGCTCGTGGAGATGGCACGTCATCGTGAGACAGGCATGTGTTGCGGGGCTGGCGGCGGATTAATGTGGATGGAAGAAACGACGGGCACGCGCATTAACGTAGCGCGCACAGAACAGGCGCTAGAAGTGAATCCGACAGTCATCAGCTCTGGCTGTCCGTACTGTTTAACGATGTTATCAGATGGAACGAAAGCGAAAGAAGTAGAAGAAAAAGTCGGCACGTACGATGTGGCGGAGCTGTTGGAAAAAGCGGTATTTGGCTCTGTTCATTAA